A genomic region of Kribbella sp. NBC_00382 contains the following coding sequences:
- a CDS encoding FGGY-family carbohydrate kinase gives MDVGVDVGTTVTKAVAFDEAGRQIAEASRPTRLVRPGPGRFEQDSAEVVASVNEVVSELVASVGATAGLLAITAQGDGLWLVDSDGRPVRPAISWLDARSSGILERWTADGVAEQVFRRSGNRMFPGASGPLLAAVLAEEPDTLRSAATAAYCKDVVMQRLTGVRATDVSDGSAPFLDPRTNTYDAEALSACGLTDWAHLLAPVVADGPIGELRDPSLGLALGTRVSAGPYDLPAAALGAGVSEVGDALLTVGTTLACQVVTRELPVDGEPAGLFLGTWTPGVWLRAMPAMVGTAALDRVLALVGAGVAQLPALLAESPAGANGVTVLPYLSEAGERAPFVDTRARGTIDGISLSTTQADLVRATCEGIAYAARHCLEAAGWTGRVTVCGGGANSQEWTQILADVLNSPLHTTEASQVAARGAVLGARLAAGMGAGPEWIAETRQIDPDPSRAAFYDEGYAHHLRRSEAARPRWADPAPVVQPSGAR, from the coding sequence ATGGATGTAGGAGTGGACGTCGGTACCACGGTCACGAAAGCGGTGGCTTTCGACGAAGCCGGCCGGCAGATCGCGGAAGCATCCCGGCCTACCCGGCTGGTCCGGCCCGGGCCCGGCCGGTTCGAACAGGACTCCGCCGAAGTAGTTGCCTCGGTCAATGAAGTTGTCAGCGAACTGGTGGCGTCGGTGGGTGCTACCGCGGGTTTGCTGGCGATCACGGCGCAGGGGGATGGGTTGTGGCTCGTCGATTCCGACGGCCGGCCGGTCCGGCCGGCGATCTCGTGGCTTGACGCCCGCAGCAGTGGGATTCTCGAGCGCTGGACGGCCGATGGTGTTGCGGAGCAGGTGTTCCGGCGTTCCGGCAACCGGATGTTCCCGGGTGCGTCCGGGCCACTGCTGGCGGCAGTACTGGCTGAAGAGCCCGATACGTTGCGAAGCGCGGCGACCGCGGCGTACTGCAAGGACGTGGTGATGCAGCGCCTCACCGGCGTGCGCGCCACCGATGTCTCCGACGGATCGGCACCCTTCCTCGACCCGCGCACCAACACGTACGACGCCGAAGCCTTGAGCGCCTGCGGTCTGACCGACTGGGCACACCTCCTCGCACCCGTCGTCGCCGACGGGCCCATCGGCGAACTCCGCGACCCCTCACTCGGCCTGGCGCTCGGCACCCGCGTCTCCGCCGGACCGTACGACCTCCCGGCCGCCGCTCTCGGTGCCGGCGTGAGCGAGGTCGGCGATGCGCTGCTGACGGTCGGTACGACGCTCGCCTGCCAGGTCGTCACCCGTGAGCTGCCGGTGGACGGCGAGCCGGCCGGACTGTTCCTCGGCACCTGGACTCCTGGCGTCTGGTTGCGCGCGATGCCCGCGATGGTCGGCACGGCCGCCCTCGATCGAGTGCTCGCCCTGGTCGGTGCAGGGGTCGCACAACTACCGGCCCTCCTGGCGGAAAGCCCGGCGGGAGCCAACGGCGTGACTGTCTTGCCCTATCTGTCCGAGGCGGGGGAGCGCGCGCCGTTCGTCGACACCCGCGCCCGCGGGACCATCGACGGCATCTCGCTCTCGACCACCCAGGCCGACCTGGTCCGCGCGACCTGCGAAGGCATCGCGTACGCCGCTCGGCACTGCCTCGAGGCAGCGGGCTGGACAGGCCGGGTGACAGTCTGCGGCGGCGGTGCGAACAGCCAGGAGTGGACGCAGATCCTCGCCGACGTCCTGAACAGCCCGCTCCACACCACCGAGGCCTCCCAGGTTGCTGCCCGCGGTGCGGTGCTCGGCGCGCGGCTCGCAGCCGGGATGGGCGCAGGTCCCGAGTGGATCGCCGAGACTCGGCAGATCGACCCCGATCCTTCCCGCGCAGCTTTCTACGACGAGGGCTACGCGCACCACCTGCGCCGCAGCGAAGCGGCCCGTCCTCGCTGGGCCGATCCGGCCCCCGTTGTGCAACCTTCTGGAGCTCGATGA
- a CDS encoding DeoR/GlpR family DNA-binding transcription regulator encodes MSSGPADTSELSRPARRQSEIAAYVVEHGSVSANDLVEAFGVSVMTVHRDLDELERQGVVRKYRGGVTAQPTSVFESNVAYRLNTAQAEKAALARHARAMIEPGMSVMLDDSTSALALIELFEDITPLTVATNFLPAISRLTELRDVTLLALGGIYSPTHDSFGGMPCAQAVEALHTDLLFCSVSAVSATHAFHQEEEIVLVKQAMLRSARTKVLLVDHGKLQRTALHRLAPLTGFDVVVVDEKTPADQIAALRDNGATVEVAPL; translated from the coding sequence ATGAGTTCTGGCCCGGCCGACACGTCCGAGCTCAGCCGGCCCGCCCGGCGGCAGTCCGAGATCGCCGCGTACGTCGTCGAGCACGGCTCGGTCTCGGCGAACGACCTGGTCGAGGCGTTCGGCGTCAGCGTGATGACGGTGCACCGCGATCTGGACGAGCTGGAGCGTCAGGGCGTGGTGCGCAAGTACCGCGGCGGGGTGACGGCGCAGCCGACCAGCGTGTTCGAGAGCAATGTCGCCTACCGGCTGAACACCGCGCAGGCCGAGAAGGCCGCACTCGCCCGGCATGCCCGCGCGATGATCGAGCCCGGGATGTCGGTGATGCTCGACGACTCGACCAGCGCGCTCGCCCTGATCGAGCTGTTCGAGGACATCACTCCGTTGACCGTGGCAACCAACTTTCTGCCCGCGATCAGCCGGCTGACCGAGCTGCGGGACGTCACCCTGCTGGCGTTGGGGGGCATCTACTCGCCGACCCACGACTCGTTCGGCGGGATGCCCTGCGCGCAGGCGGTCGAGGCCCTGCACACGGATCTGTTGTTCTGCAGCGTCTCCGCGGTCTCGGCGACGCACGCGTTCCATCAGGAAGAGGAGATCGTGCTGGTCAAGCAGGCCATGCTGCGCTCCGCCCGGACCAAGGTGCTGCTCGTCGACCACGGGAAGTTGCAACGGACGGCGCTGCACCGGCTGGCGCCACTGACCGGTTTCGACGTCGTCGTGGTGGACGAGAAGACCCCGGCCGACCAGATCGCGGCGCTGCGCGACAACGGAGCGACCGTGGAGGTCGCGCCGCTTTAG
- a CDS encoding histidine phosphatase family protein — protein sequence MRTIVVLARHGRTEWHKGNRYTGSTDLPIDGVGHVQARHLREWAEDFAPDTLWSSPMLRARQTIAPTAQALGLTPVVDDRLREVDFGSAEGLSLSELPPAVARAFELDPVGAHFPGGENPAAAADRVEQAFHQIGREHQGRKVLVVAHNTLIRLLVCRVLGLELKEYRRLLPALGPAALVRLRWQDGTVGLEAFNIPAVRTEIPR from the coding sequence ATGAGGACGATCGTCGTACTGGCCAGGCACGGCCGGACCGAGTGGCACAAGGGCAACCGGTACACGGGATCGACGGATCTGCCGATCGACGGGGTCGGCCACGTGCAGGCGCGGCACCTGAGGGAATGGGCCGAGGACTTCGCTCCCGACACGCTCTGGTCGTCGCCGATGTTGCGGGCGCGGCAGACCATCGCGCCGACGGCCCAGGCGCTGGGGCTGACTCCCGTCGTGGACGACCGGCTGCGCGAGGTCGACTTCGGGTCGGCCGAGGGGCTCAGTCTCAGCGAGCTGCCGCCGGCCGTCGCCAGAGCATTCGAGCTCGACCCGGTCGGCGCGCATTTCCCCGGCGGCGAGAATCCGGCCGCGGCGGCGGACCGCGTCGAGCAGGCCTTCCACCAGATCGGTCGTGAGCACCAGGGCCGGAAGGTGCTGGTGGTCGCGCACAACACGCTGATCCGGCTGCTCGTCTGCCGGGTCCTCGGGCTGGAGTTGAAGGAGTACCGCAGACTTCTCCCGGCGCTCGGTCCCGCGGCGCTGGTGCGGTTGCGCTGGCAGGACGGCACAGTGGGACTCGAGGCGTTCAACATCCCAGCTGTCCGAACGGAGATCCCCCGATGA
- a CDS encoding FGGY-family carbohydrate kinase encodes MLEPAWIGVDLGTQSVRSVLVGAAGEVLARAARPLTSTRDGVRHEQDPRDWLAAVDATLAEVATPAVQGISICSTSGTVLLTDDAGAPTTPALMYDDARAAGYLERIVKADPDRWSTAMQPTWALPKVLWLLEQQTGQIAHSADVVAAHLIGGPVATDTSHALKTGYDLIADSWPVDAFDSLGLPAELLPEVVLPGTELGRVYTAKAQVTGVPAGTPVYAGMTDGCAGQIAAGALAPGAWNSVLGTTLVLKGVSKDLLTDPTGAVYSHRHPDGGWLPGGASSSGAGALTAMLPGADLDALDQAARELGAIDAAVYPITGRGERFPFIAPAAERFELGDLPDDLHRYCGVLQGVAFIERLAFEHLERLGAEPVRSVSLTGGAVRSGYWNQLRADVLGVPVQLPAAADPAYGMAVLAASTGTSVAETAARMVRIDRVLEPRPQERLTTLYGEFVAELDRRGYRG; translated from the coding sequence GTGCTGGAACCGGCGTGGATCGGCGTCGATCTGGGGACGCAGAGCGTCCGCTCCGTGCTGGTGGGTGCCGCCGGTGAGGTCCTCGCCCGCGCCGCCCGGCCGCTGACCAGCACTCGCGACGGCGTCCGCCACGAGCAGGACCCCCGCGACTGGCTCGCCGCGGTCGATGCCACGCTCGCCGAGGTCGCGACGCCCGCAGTACAGGGCATCTCCATCTGCTCGACCTCCGGAACCGTCCTGCTGACCGACGACGCGGGTGCACCGACCACGCCGGCTCTCATGTACGACGACGCGCGGGCCGCCGGCTACCTCGAGCGCATCGTGAAGGCCGACCCCGATCGCTGGTCCACCGCGATGCAGCCGACCTGGGCCCTCCCCAAGGTCCTCTGGCTGCTCGAGCAGCAGACCGGTCAGATCGCCCACAGCGCCGACGTCGTCGCCGCCCATCTGATCGGCGGTCCCGTCGCCACGGACACCAGCCACGCGCTCAAGACCGGCTATGACCTGATCGCCGACAGCTGGCCGGTGGACGCCTTCGACAGTCTTGGTCTCCCCGCTGAGTTGCTCCCCGAAGTCGTCCTCCCTGGCACCGAGCTGGGTCGCGTCTACACCGCAAAAGCCCAGGTCACCGGGGTCCCCGCCGGTACTCCGGTCTACGCCGGCATGACAGATGGATGCGCGGGCCAGATCGCCGCCGGAGCACTTGCCCCAGGCGCCTGGAACTCCGTCCTCGGCACCACGCTCGTCCTCAAGGGAGTGAGCAAGGACCTCCTCACCGACCCGACCGGCGCTGTCTACAGCCACCGTCACCCCGACGGCGGTTGGCTCCCCGGTGGCGCGTCCAGCAGCGGCGCCGGCGCGCTCACCGCGATGCTGCCCGGCGCCGACCTCGACGCACTCGACCAGGCGGCCCGCGAACTGGGCGCGATCGACGCGGCCGTCTACCCGATCACCGGACGAGGCGAGCGGTTCCCCTTCATCGCTCCGGCTGCCGAGCGATTCGAGCTGGGCGACCTGCCCGACGACCTGCACCGGTACTGCGGAGTCCTGCAGGGTGTCGCCTTCATCGAGAGGCTCGCGTTCGAGCACCTGGAACGGCTCGGCGCCGAGCCCGTCCGATCCGTCTCACTCACCGGTGGCGCCGTGCGCAGCGGCTACTGGAACCAGCTCCGCGCCGACGTCCTCGGCGTACCGGTCCAGCTCCCCGCGGCCGCGGACCCGGCGTACGGGATGGCTGTGCTCGCGGCATCCACCGGTACCTCGGTGGCGGAGACCGCTGCGCGGATGGTTCGCATCGACCGGGTCCTCGAGCCGCGACCGCAGGAGCGGCTGACCACCCTGTACGGCGAATTCGTGGCGGAGCTGGATCGGCGGGGGTACCGCGGATGA
- a CDS encoding family 43 glycosylhydrolase, which translates to MKYIRPAVLTAALAAAVLLTGLPATSAPVLETTVKTVQSQTFRNPVNAGADPSLFYYGGRYHVATTTGDHIGIWSSPSLATLLVAPEKVVWRDTDPSRNTQMWAPAFRHVGSRWYIYYTASDGVDANHRMYVLESAGDDPTGPYSFKAKLADFGEYAIDGEPITHNGQQYFVWTGPGRGQGGPAQLYIVRMSNPWTATGARVAIPADGGCTEVREGPTPLYRNGRTFLTYSTCDTGKPDYQLWMKSIANGADPMVAANWVQHPGPIFSRNDTTGVWGPGHHSFFQSPDGTEDWIAYHGKNTSTYTYSFRTARVQKISWNADGTPNLGSPLAAGATQNLPSGDPGAATSVINDTDVGTGQNQVQYAGTWSSGSGCGNQCFWGNDHWSNQLNASATIRFTGTKVALLSVMDTGNGIAGISIDGGAEQRIDYYSSIRVGEQLAYVSPTLPAGPHTLKVRVTGSKNASSSNTVISLDRVEVY; encoded by the coding sequence ATGAAGTACATCCGCCCCGCTGTACTCACGGCCGCGCTCGCCGCCGCCGTCCTGCTGACCGGACTACCGGCCACCTCCGCGCCGGTACTGGAGACCACCGTGAAGACGGTCCAATCCCAAACCTTCCGCAACCCCGTCAACGCCGGCGCCGATCCGTCGCTGTTCTACTACGGCGGCCGGTACCACGTGGCGACCACGACCGGCGACCACATCGGCATCTGGTCGTCACCGAGCCTGGCGACGCTGCTGGTCGCGCCGGAGAAGGTGGTCTGGCGCGACACCGATCCGAGCCGCAACACCCAGATGTGGGCGCCGGCGTTCCGGCATGTCGGGAGCCGTTGGTACATCTACTACACCGCTTCCGACGGCGTGGACGCGAACCACAGGATGTACGTGCTCGAGTCGGCCGGCGACGACCCGACTGGGCCGTACAGCTTCAAGGCGAAGCTCGCCGACTTCGGGGAGTACGCGATCGACGGTGAGCCGATCACCCACAACGGCCAGCAGTACTTCGTCTGGACCGGCCCCGGTCGCGGTCAGGGTGGACCGGCCCAGCTCTACATCGTCCGGATGAGCAACCCATGGACGGCAACCGGAGCCCGGGTCGCGATCCCCGCGGACGGTGGCTGTACCGAAGTACGGGAAGGTCCGACGCCGTTGTATCGCAACGGGCGAACGTTCCTCACGTACTCGACCTGTGACACCGGCAAGCCCGACTACCAGTTGTGGATGAAGAGCATCGCGAACGGCGCCGACCCGATGGTCGCGGCGAACTGGGTCCAGCACCCGGGACCGATCTTCTCGCGCAACGACACGACCGGCGTCTGGGGACCGGGGCACCACTCCTTCTTCCAGTCGCCGGACGGTACCGAGGACTGGATCGCGTACCACGGCAAGAACACCAGCACCTACACATACTCCTTCCGGACCGCGCGGGTGCAGAAGATCAGCTGGAACGCGGACGGTACGCCGAACCTCGGCAGCCCACTCGCCGCCGGCGCAACCCAGAACCTGCCGTCCGGCGACCCCGGAGCCGCCACTTCGGTCATCAACGACACCGACGTCGGGACCGGCCAGAACCAGGTCCAGTACGCCGGTACCTGGTCGTCCGGCTCGGGATGCGGGAACCAGTGCTTCTGGGGCAACGACCACTGGAGCAACCAACTCAACGCGTCGGCGACGATCCGCTTCACCGGCACGAAGGTCGCTCTGCTCAGCGTGATGGACACCGGCAACGGCATCGCCGGCATCTCCATCGACGGCGGCGCCGAGCAACGCATCGACTACTACAGCTCCATCCGCGTTGGCGAGCAACTCGCCTACGTCAGCCCGACGCTGCCCGCCGGACCGCACACGCTGAAGGTCCGGGTGACCGGGAGCAAGAACGCCTCGTCGAGCAACACCGTTATCAGTCTGGACCGGGTGGAGGTTTACTAG
- a CDS encoding discoidin domain-containing protein encodes MRNRALVLAGAVLAGIVAAGITGPAVADRSVQRGLSLSADVEQVAVTPVPCAKQGFELRFGNTGKTAVYADAFLDAATPLTLSRSLVSSYLPPGYTLKVPIDVNAPRGTAPGRYVITIRAGDQKLTLPVEVGEAPVDTTGNLARYVPVTASSEHLPVYPACGAVDGDRDSEHWAKGTGWNDATKGTFPDWLQVTFDQPQTVGRVDLYTLNSKQYPAARYGLKDWDVQVQVNGAWQTVAEVRGNTAPLVSSTFTPVIATAVRVLVLASNEGPTYSRIVELEAYSN; translated from the coding sequence ATGAGAAACCGCGCGCTCGTGCTGGCCGGCGCTGTCCTGGCCGGCATCGTCGCTGCCGGTATCACCGGTCCGGCCGTCGCGGACCGTTCTGTGCAAAGAGGTCTGAGCCTTTCCGCCGATGTCGAGCAGGTCGCGGTGACCCCGGTGCCGTGTGCCAAGCAGGGTTTCGAGCTCCGCTTCGGCAACACCGGCAAGACCGCCGTGTACGCCGACGCGTTCCTCGATGCCGCGACCCCGCTGACGCTGTCGCGTTCCCTGGTGTCGAGCTACCTGCCTCCCGGCTACACGCTCAAGGTCCCGATCGACGTCAACGCACCTCGCGGTACGGCACCGGGCCGGTACGTGATCACCATCAGAGCGGGTGACCAGAAGCTCACCCTGCCGGTCGAGGTCGGCGAGGCGCCGGTCGACACCACCGGCAACCTCGCTCGCTATGTACCGGTGACCGCGTCCAGCGAGCATCTGCCCGTCTACCCGGCCTGTGGCGCCGTCGACGGCGACCGTGACTCGGAGCACTGGGCCAAGGGCACCGGCTGGAACGACGCCACCAAAGGCACCTTCCCCGACTGGCTGCAAGTCACCTTCGACCAGCCACAGACGGTCGGGCGCGTGGACCTCTACACCCTGAATTCGAAGCAGTACCCGGCAGCGAGGTACGGCTTGAAGGACTGGGACGTCCAGGTCCAGGTCAACGGTGCCTGGCAGACCGTCGCCGAGGTCCGTGGCAACACGGCACCGCTGGTCAGCTCCACCTTCACCCCGGTCATCGCCACCGCGGTACGGGTACTCGTACTGGCCAGCAACGAAGGCCCGACGTACTCCCGGATCGTCGAGTTGGAGGCCTACAGCAACTAA
- a CDS encoding alkaline phosphatase D family protein: protein MTEDLKPAVRLARRRFLTLTGAATAVAFGTNLPGTALGSGGSGGLTGNPFTLGIASGDPLPDAVVIWTRLAPKPYEPLGGAPYKEIGVEWQVATDELFQRIVRSGRATARPEFAHSVHVDVQGLQPGRHYWYRFRADRYLSPKGRTRTAPAPGQRGGHLTLGVSSCQSWPDGYYTAQRHLADEDVDAVVFLGDYIYEYGIAAAGGLRNVATPVPNQFRTEADTLDRYRLQYALYKSDPDLQAAHQNAPWITTWDDHEVQDNYAGTVSKSNAPVEDFLVRRANAYRAYWEHLPLRGPAPQGPNYQLYRRLSFGRLAELSVLDTRQYRSDQAAGDGWKADSDARRDPARVLAGQQQTDWFLRGLDRSRATWNVLANQVIMSRMDLDPTPADLYNMDAWDGYGAEQKVMLDGLAANRHRNPVVLTGDVHAGYALDMKRDFADPDSQTYGVELVPTSFSSGGNGVPVSANGQKFLDSNPHLKFVDERRGYSVLRFDSSQLRVDCKVVPYIDAPGAPVSTVRSFVVEAGNPGLEEL from the coding sequence GTGACCGAAGATCTCAAGCCCGCAGTGAGGTTGGCCAGGCGCCGATTTCTCACCCTGACCGGCGCCGCCACCGCGGTGGCGTTCGGAACCAACCTGCCGGGCACAGCGCTCGGTAGTGGCGGCTCCGGTGGACTCACCGGCAACCCGTTCACCCTCGGCATCGCATCCGGCGACCCGCTGCCGGATGCGGTCGTCATCTGGACCCGGTTGGCGCCAAAGCCCTATGAGCCACTCGGTGGCGCCCCCTACAAGGAGATCGGCGTCGAGTGGCAGGTCGCCACCGACGAGCTCTTCCAGCGCATCGTGCGGTCCGGCAGGGCCACTGCCCGTCCGGAGTTCGCGCACAGCGTGCACGTCGACGTACAGGGGCTGCAGCCCGGCCGGCACTACTGGTACCGCTTCAGAGCCGATCGCTACCTCAGCCCGAAAGGCAGAACTCGTACCGCGCCCGCGCCCGGCCAGCGGGGCGGTCACCTGACCTTGGGCGTGAGCTCCTGCCAGTCCTGGCCGGACGGCTACTACACGGCGCAGCGGCACCTGGCCGATGAAGACGTGGATGCAGTGGTGTTCCTGGGCGACTACATCTACGAGTACGGCATCGCGGCCGCCGGTGGCCTCCGCAACGTCGCCACACCGGTCCCCAACCAGTTCCGCACGGAGGCCGACACCCTGGATCGCTACCGGCTCCAGTACGCCCTCTACAAGTCCGACCCTGACCTCCAAGCGGCGCACCAGAATGCCCCCTGGATCACGACCTGGGACGATCACGAAGTACAGGACAACTACGCCGGTACCGTCTCCAAGTCCAACGCGCCAGTGGAGGACTTCCTGGTACGCCGGGCCAACGCGTACCGCGCCTACTGGGAGCATCTGCCCCTTCGCGGCCCAGCGCCGCAAGGCCCGAACTACCAGCTCTACCGGCGGCTGAGCTTCGGACGCCTGGCTGAGCTGAGTGTGCTGGACACTCGCCAGTACAGGTCTGACCAAGCAGCTGGTGATGGGTGGAAGGCCGACTCCGATGCCCGCCGCGATCCGGCGCGAGTACTGGCCGGGCAGCAGCAGACCGACTGGTTCCTGCGAGGCCTGGACCGTTCCCGCGCCACCTGGAACGTCCTGGCCAACCAGGTGATCATGAGCCGGATGGATCTCGATCCCACCCCGGCCGACCTCTACAACATGGACGCCTGGGACGGGTACGGCGCCGAGCAGAAGGTGATGCTCGACGGACTCGCTGCCAACCGCCACCGCAACCCGGTCGTGCTGACCGGCGACGTGCATGCGGGATACGCGCTCGACATGAAGCGCGACTTCGCCGACCCCGACTCGCAGACCTACGGCGTGGAGCTGGTGCCGACCTCGTTCAGCAGCGGTGGCAACGGCGTGCCGGTGTCGGCCAACGGGCAGAAGTTCCTCGACAGCAACCCGCACCTGAAGTTCGTCGACGAACGCCGCGGCTATTCGGTGCTGCGCTTCGACAGCTCGCAACTCCGGGTCGACTGCAAGGTCGTGCCCTACATCGACGCACCGGGGGCGCCGGTGTCGACCGTCCGCTCGTTCGTGGTGGAAGCCGGCAACCCCGGCCTGGAGGAGCTATGA
- a CDS encoding carbohydrate ABC transporter permease: MRTRYRPRTALLEIVMVALAVAFLFPVYALVTLAFKDPGQIANKPLSLPDPPSVGSFGTAWQSASLGSALLNSTLITVASVLMLIVLGSLAAYFLARKAGRLSYSLYILFLVGIILPFQLGMIPLYQLVNNLGLLGTYQGMILFYTGIQLPFTVFLYTGFIRSLPADYTNAALIDGASHLQAFVHVIFPLLRPITGTVLILNAVHIWNDFFTPLLYLGGSGRETIPVRVFAFVNEYTSDYGLVAAGLVLAALPILLIFLILQRYVIRGFASGLKG, from the coding sequence ATGAGAACCAGATACCGCCCGCGGACGGCTCTGCTGGAGATCGTGATGGTGGCGCTCGCCGTCGCCTTCCTGTTCCCCGTCTACGCGCTCGTGACGCTGGCCTTCAAAGACCCCGGGCAGATCGCGAACAAGCCGTTGTCGCTCCCGGATCCGCCCTCCGTGGGCAGCTTCGGTACCGCCTGGCAGTCGGCATCGCTCGGCTCCGCTCTGCTCAACAGCACCTTGATCACCGTCGCCAGCGTGCTGATGCTGATCGTGCTCGGCTCGCTCGCGGCGTACTTCCTGGCCAGGAAGGCCGGGAGGCTGAGCTACAGCCTCTACATCCTGTTCCTGGTCGGCATCATCCTGCCGTTCCAGCTGGGCATGATCCCGCTCTACCAGCTCGTCAACAACCTCGGCCTGCTTGGCACGTACCAGGGCATGATCCTGTTCTACACCGGGATCCAGCTGCCCTTCACGGTCTTCCTCTACACGGGTTTCATCCGGTCGTTGCCCGCCGACTACACCAATGCGGCGCTGATCGACGGGGCGAGCCACCTGCAGGCGTTCGTGCACGTGATCTTCCCGTTGCTGCGGCCGATCACGGGCACGGTGCTCATCCTCAACGCCGTCCACATCTGGAACGACTTCTTCACCCCGCTGCTCTATCTGGGCGGCTCCGGCCGGGAGACCATCCCGGTCCGGGTGTTCGCCTTCGTGAACGAGTACACCTCCGACTACGGCCTCGTCGCAGCCGGCCTGGTACTGGCGGCCCTGCCCATCCTGCTCATCTTCCTGATCCTCCAGCGCTACGTCATCCGCGGCTTCGCCAGCGGCCTGAAGGGTTGA
- a CDS encoding carbohydrate ABC transporter permease encodes MTAVISPPAAAPRAPVKRVRRGGRIAPPWLFAAPALLVYALVMLYPSIAGAGSAFTDWSGVGEHRSFVGLANFKALLHDDQALGAIRNTLLLTVVIVVVQTSLGLLLALGVHTTIKSRMILRVIFFAPMVVSPVMVAFLWKYVYNPAPDAGLNAALDAIGLGALRQDWLGNPSIAIWSVAFTVIWQCAGYSMVIFLAGLEGIPQELHESAMVDGAGTVARFRHITWPLLAPALTINVMLSTVGGLTLFTQIIAMTNGGPGYATDTLSTVLYKQAFVFGKFGYSTAVALVLALFVAAVSFIQLAYLRSRETAA; translated from the coding sequence GTGACGGCGGTCATCTCGCCACCGGCAGCAGCCCCCCGGGCGCCGGTGAAGCGGGTCCGCCGGGGAGGCCGGATCGCGCCTCCCTGGTTGTTCGCGGCCCCGGCCCTGCTGGTCTACGCGTTGGTGATGCTCTACCCGAGCATCGCCGGAGCGGGCTCTGCCTTCACCGACTGGTCAGGTGTCGGTGAGCATCGCTCGTTCGTGGGACTGGCGAACTTCAAGGCGCTGCTGCACGACGACCAGGCGCTCGGCGCGATCCGCAACACGCTGCTGCTGACCGTCGTGATCGTGGTGGTGCAGACAAGCCTCGGTCTGCTGCTCGCGCTCGGCGTCCACACCACGATCAAGAGCCGGATGATCCTGCGGGTGATCTTCTTCGCCCCGATGGTGGTCAGTCCGGTGATGGTGGCCTTCCTCTGGAAGTACGTCTACAACCCGGCGCCGGACGCGGGCCTGAACGCGGCCCTGGACGCGATCGGGCTCGGCGCGCTGCGGCAGGACTGGCTGGGCAATCCGTCGATCGCGATCTGGTCGGTCGCGTTCACGGTGATCTGGCAGTGCGCGGGCTACTCGATGGTGATCTTCCTGGCCGGCCTTGAGGGCATCCCGCAGGAGCTGCACGAGTCGGCGATGGTCGACGGGGCCGGTACCGTCGCCAGGTTCCGGCACATCACCTGGCCGTTGCTGGCGCCGGCGCTGACGATCAACGTCATGTTGTCGACCGTTGGCGGCCTGACTTTGTTCACCCAGATCATCGCGATGACGAACGGCGGTCCGGGCTACGCCACCGACACGTTGTCGACCGTGCTCTACAAGCAGGCCTTCGTGTTCGGGAAGTTCGGCTACAGCACGGCGGTCGCGCTGGTGCTGGCGCTCTTCGTCGCCGCCGTCTCGTTCATCCAGCTCGCCTATCTGCGATCCCGGGAGACGGCAGCATGA